TGTGCACtactaaaattaaaaaaaaactttatgtACTTGAAAGGAAATTGTTCAATTCGAGAGTTTATTACCTATCATTAGAAAAATCAAGAGTTTATTTGAAATATACTATTTAAAAATGGAGTAAACGATAAAGATATTGTCCAACCCGACCCGACAACACTATCCCCTTCGCCGCTCCCTCTCCCACGCGCGCTCTCCACCGATCGAAGCTTCCGGCCGCGATGTTGCCGTGCCgcccgctggcgccgccgcccctgccgcgtGCTCTTACCTTCGTGCGGCtcccgccgtcgtcgctgcggccgccgccctcgtcgctgcGCGTGGTGCGGTGCATGGCGAAGGAGCGGCGGGTGCGGATGGTGGCGAAGCAGATCCAGCGGGAGCTAGCCGACATGCTCACCCGCGACCCCGTCCTGCAGCGCGCGGTCCTCCCCGAGGCCGCGCTCGGCGCCGACCGGTACCTTTCGTCGCTCACAACCATCGCCGACGTCGAGCTCTCCAACGACCTCCAGGTCAGGTCACCCGCCGCTCACGCGCGCACAAATGACGATCGGCTTGCGCAGGTGATGCTGAATTCCGGTGTGCGCAGGTGTGCAAGGTGTACGTGTCCGTGTTTGGAGACGAGAGGGGGAAGAAGGTTGCCATTGAGGGGCTCAAGGCCAAGACCAAGTATGTTAGGAGCCAGATAGGCAAGCGGATGAAGCTGCGCCTCACGCCAGAGATACGGTTCATCGAGGATGAGTCCATGGAGCGCGGAAGCAGGGTAGGATACATATTTATCTATTTCTATGGATTCGAATATACCTgtttcttttgcaaaaaaacagagagagaataTACCtgtttctgcatgctgtgaatTCCGTTATTCCATTCCTTTTCATTACCCTATAATGACTTTGAACATACCTTATTTTCTGTACTTGATATTTGTTCCTTGTTCAATTGCGATCGCAGACCAAAATCATCAGTAGTTCTTTACTTTGAACTCAGATATGCTTTTGTGGTATATGATTGTTCAGTATTGAGGAATTTGTTTCCCAACATGTGGCCACCACAACATGTGCCACGGAATATATGCATATATTATCCATTCATCACTGCATTTATTCCCCTACAAATTGTGACACGGGGTAGTagtttgcttcttttttttgaacTTCAAAGAACAAAGAGTATATGCATtctaatttatatgaaaattagaATCATGTTTATGCTTTATGGGGATAAGAACCATAAGGCCTGTCAGAGGCAATCGTACATCGACACAAACAATTTGATAGGCTGCAGGAGGTGTATTGTCACAAatgtttttttaatatatttgtatgtaatggaacaatat
Above is a genomic segment from Setaria viridis chromosome 4, Setaria_viridis_v4.0, whole genome shotgun sequence containing:
- the LOC117852912 gene encoding probable ribosome-binding factor A, chloroplastic translates to MLPCRPLAPPPLPRALTFVRLPPSSLRPPPSSLRVVRCMAKERRVRMVAKQIQRELADMLTRDPVLQRAVLPEAALGADRYLSSLTTIADVELSNDLQVCKVYVSVFGDERGKKVAIEGLKAKTKYVRSQIGKRMKLRLTPEIRFIEDESMERGSRILAILDKLKEEREQQEGKDGEEDAEGSYVSEEEEGDWDADEPDEEDIIYVK